A stretch of Triticum aestivum cultivar Chinese Spring chromosome 1D, IWGSC CS RefSeq v2.1, whole genome shotgun sequence DNA encodes these proteins:
- the LOC123181066 gene encoding probable serine/threonine protein phosphatase 2A regulatory subunit B''delta yields MEVEAARRDASALDPELLQLPELAPGALRENSSIAEALYLQWLVLPESSKLVKSLIEDAKAGATLNVAGSSASTNAASSSSLPSMFPAGSAPPLSPRSTAGSPRVMRRGSSAGPSSLGSPLKLVSEPVREVIPQFYFKHGRPPPKDLREQCLSRLDHLFFAGEGLQIQEFRPVIKDICKLPSYLSGVLFKKIDATCSGTVTRDAFIDYWFNDNKITMDTATQIFEILRKPGYSYLTQEDFKPVLKELLASHPGLEFLQGTPEFQDRYAETVIYRIFYSINRSGNGHLTLRELKRGNLVAAMQQLDEEEDINKILRYFSYEHFYVIYCKFWELDTDHDFLIDKENLIRYGNHSLTYRIVDRVFSQVPRKFTSMTEGKMGYEDFVYFILSEEDKSSEPSLEYWFKCIDLDGNGILTTNEMQFFYEEQLHRMECMAQEPVLFEDILCQMIDMIGPENETYFTLRDLKKCKLSGNIFNILFNLNKFMAFETRDPFLIRQERENPTLTEWDRFAHREYIRLSMEEDGEDASNGSGDVWDESLEAPF; encoded by the exons ATGGAGGTGGAAGCGGCGAGGAGGGATGCGTCGGCGCTTGACCCGGAGCTGCTGCAGCTGCCAGAGCTCGCGCCGGGCGCGCTCCGGGAGAACTCAAGCATAGCCGAGGCACTCTACTTGCAGTGGCTCGTGCTGCCTGAGTCGTCCAAGCTG GTGAAATCTTTGATTGAAGATGCAAAAGCCGGTGCCACACTGAATGTTGCTGGGAGCTCTGCTAGCACAAATGCCGCTTCAAGTAGTTCTTTGCCGTCAATGTTCCCTGCTGGTAGTGCCCCCCCACTTTCTCCCAGGAGCACTGCTGGCTCTCCCCGTGTTATGAGACGAGGATCTAGTGCTGGACCATCATCCTTGGGATCTCCTCTAAAATTAGTCAGTGAACCTGTGAGAGAAGTTATACCCCAG TTTTACTTCAAACATGGGCGCCCTCCACCAAAAGATTTGAGGGAGCAGTGTTTGTCTAGACTAGATCACCTTTTTTTTGCCGGGGAAGGACTCCAGATTCAAG AATTCAGACCAGTTATAAAAGACATATGCAAGTTGCCATCGTACCTCTCTGGTGTTCTTTTCAAGAAGATTGACGCCACTTGCTCTGGAACTGTAACAAG GGACGCATTTATCGATTACTGGTTTAATGACAATAAGATCACAATGGACACTGCTACCCAGATATTTGAAATACTAAGAAAGCCAGGCTACAGTTATCTCACTCAG GAGGATTTTAAGCCTGTTCTAAAAGAACTCCTGGCAAGTCACCCAGGTTTAGAGTTTTTACAAGGCACTCCTGAGTTTCAGGACAGATATG CTGAGACTGTAATATACAGAATCTTCTACTCCATAAATAGATCTGGAAATGGTCATCTTACCCTTAGAGAGCTAAAACGTGGGAATTTAGTAGCTGCAATGCAGCAACTGGATGAGGAAGAGGATATCAACAAAATACTGAG ATATTTCTCATATGAGCATTTTTATGTAATCTACTGCAAATTTTGGGAGCTGGACACAGATCATGATTTCTTGATTGATAAAGAGAACCTTATCAGATATGGAAATCATTCGTTGACCTATAGAATAGTCGATAGAGTCTTTTCACAG GTCCCAAGGAAATTCACAAGCATGACCGAAGGAAAGATGGGTTATGAGGATTTTGTTTACTTCATCTTGTCAGAGGAAGATAAATCATCTGAGCCTAGCCTTGAGTACTG GTTTAAGTGCATTGATCTTGATGGCAATGGTATTTTAACTACCAATGAAATGCAGTTTTTCTATGAGGAGCAGTTGCATCGTATGGAGTGCATGGCACAGGAACCTGTGCTTTTTGAGGACATACTATGCCAAATGATTGATATGATTGGACCAGAG AATGAGACATATTTTACATTGAGGGACTTGAAAAAGTGTAAACTCTCGGGAAATATATTCAATATCTTATTTAATCTGAACAAATTTATGGCATTTGAAACTCGTGATCCATTCCTCATTCGCCAG GAGCGTGAAAATCCAACTCTAACTGAGTGGGATCGGTTCGCCCATAGGGAATATATCAGGCTGTCGATGGAAGAGGATGGTGAAGATGCTTCAAATGGAAGTGGTGATGTGTGGGACGAGTCACTTGAAGCTCCATTCTGA